The following are encoded in a window of Balaenoptera ricei isolate mBalRic1 chromosome 1, mBalRic1.hap2, whole genome shotgun sequence genomic DNA:
- the PRMT6 gene encoding protein arginine N-methyltransferase 6, which produces MSQPKRRKLESGGSGEGGEGTEEEDGGELEVALPRPRRTRRERDQLYYQCYSDVSVHEEMIADRVRTDAYRLGILRNWAALRGKTVLDVGAGTGILSIFCAQAGARRVYAVEASDIWQQAREVVRLNGLEDRVHVLPGPVETVELPEQVDAIVSEWMGCGLLHESMLSSVLHARTKWLKEGGLLLPASAELFVAPISDQMLELRLSFWSQMKQLYGVDMSCLESFATRCLMGHSEIVVQGLSGEDVLARPQCFAQLELARAGLEQELEAGVGGRFRFSCYGSAHMHGFAIWFQVTFPGGDSEKPLVLSTSPFHPVTHWKQALLYLNEPVQVEQDTDVSGEITLLPSQDNHRHLRVLLRYKVGDQEEKTKDFAMED; this is translated from the coding sequence ATGTCGCAGCCCAAGAGAAGAAAGCTTGAGTCGGGGGGCAGCGGCGAAGGAGGGGAGGGAACTGAAGAGGAAGATGGCGGAGAGCTGGAGGTGGCCCTGCCACGACCCCGGAGGACTAGGCGGGAGCGGGACCAGCTGTACTACCAGTGCTACTCGGATGTATCGGTCCACGAGGAGATGATTGCCGACCGCGTCCGCACCGATGCCTACCGCCTGGGCATCCTGCGGAACTGGGCAGCGCTGCGGGGCAAGACCGTGCTGGACGTGGGCGCGGGCACCGGCATTCTCAGCATCTTCTGTGCCCAGGCCGGGGCCCGGCGCGTGTACGCGGTGGAGGCCAGCGACATCTGGCAACAGGCCCGGGAAGTGGTGCGGCTCAACGGGCTGGAGGACCGAGTGCACGTCCTGCCGGGGCCGGTGGAGACGGTGGAGTTGCCGGAGCAGGTGGATGCCATCGTGAGCGAGTGGATGGGCTGCGGACTCCTGCACGAGTCCATGCTGAGCTCTGTGCTCCACGCGCGGACCAAGTGGCTGAAGGAGGGCGGTCTGCTACTGCCGGCTTCCGCCGAGCTGTTCGTGGCGCCCATCAGCGACCAGATGCTGGAGTTGCGCCTAAGCTTCTGGAGCCAGATGAAGCAGCTCTACGGTGTGGACATGAGCTGCCTGGAGAGCTTCGCCACGCGCTGCCTCATGGGCCACTCAGAAATCGTGGTGCAAGGCCTGTCCGGCGAGGATGTGCTGGCCCGGCCGCAGTGCTTTGCTCAGCTGGAGCTGGCCCGCGCCGGCCTGGAGCAGGAGCtggaggcgggggtgggtgggcgcTTCCGCTTCAGCTGCTACGGCTCGGCTCACATGCACGGCTTTGCCATCTGGTTCCAGGTGACCTTCCCCGGAGGGGACTCGGAGAAACCCCTGGTGCTGTCCACCTCGCCTTTTCACCCAGTCACGCACTGGAAGCAGGCACTCCTCTACCTGAACGAGCCTGTGCAAGTGGAGCAAGATACGGACGTTTCCGGAGAGATCACGCTGCTGCCCTCCCAGGACAACCACCGTCACCTACGCGTGCTGCTGCGCTACAAAGTGGGCGACCAGGAGGAAAAGACCAAAGACTTTGCCATGGAGGACTGA